Proteins from one Triticum aestivum cultivar Chinese Spring chromosome 7A, IWGSC CS RefSeq v2.1, whole genome shotgun sequence genomic window:
- the LOC123153755 gene encoding isoprene synthase, chloroplastic-like, with translation MLSAFRDENGDFKAANPKDIDAFVALHEASYLAFPGEPMLDEARSFAVKKLEELMPSMSISMGPASQTERQGDLPLHWKVPRLQATWSLKQHRYNDERSIDHSILQLAAVDFNLVQAVHGAELVEVTKWWKETGLGEKLPFARDRLVECFFCATCIAPEPCLAGCRELLAKVGSLIVHLDDVYDLYGTFDELAAFTDAVGSWDDDALSTALPEYMKAMYSAIRLTSTEAADRVMKEQGRYDVLPLYKKAVRQEEIDPLIFFFFRLGYTFEDRWINMHVDACMQWHELCKAFLIEAKWQHEGQMPCLEEYLENGWVTSTGPLLLLHAFTMLQQQEQIDSWLRNHDDGDDMVYPKLVELCSMIFRLCNDCATHEAESERGEAASVITCRMGGGASKEEARAAVADAIAETWKKVNREVALSSSTGTGSTASLVCVNLARTIQCIYQDGDGITSPKDSRKQLVKDMLFTPVDLDIFGAH, from the coding sequence ATGTTGAGTGCATTCAGGGATGAGAATGGTGATTTCAAAGCTGCAAACCCCAAGGACATTGATGCTTTTGTTGCACTCCACGAAGCTTCCTACCTGGCCTTCCCAGGAGAGCCCATGCTGGACGAAGCAAGATCATTCGCCGTCAAGAAACTCGAAGAACTGATGCCGTCCATGTCGATCTCCATGGGGCCTGCTAGCCAAACGGAAAGACAAGGAGACCTCCCGTTGCACTGGAAAGTTCCCCGGCTGCAGGCGACATGGTCGCTGAAACAACACCGCTACAACGACGAGCGCTCGATCGATCATTCCATCCTGCAGCTCGCTGCGGTCGACTTCAACCTCGTGCAGGCCGTCCATGGAGCAGAGCTCGTGGAAGTCACCAAATGGTGGAAGGAGACCGGGTTGGGCGAGAAGCTACCGTTCGCGAGGGACCGTCTGGTGGAGTGCTTCTTCTGCGCGACCTGCATCGCACCCGAGCCCTGTCTCGCGGGCTGTCGCGAGCTGCTGGCCAAGGTGGGCTCCCTTATCGTCCACCTCGACGACGTCTACGACCTCTACGGCACGTTCGACGAGCTGGCTGCCTTCACAGATGCTGTCGGCAGCTGGGATGACGATGCTTTGTCGACGGCACTGCCGGAGTACATGAAGGCGATGTACTCAGCCATCCGGTTGACGTCGACGGAGGCAGCGGATCGGGTGATGAAGGAGCAAGGAAGATACGACGTGCTCCCGCTCTACAAGAAAGCAGTAAGACAAGAGGAGATAGATCCATtgattttcttcttctttcgtTTGGGATATACCTTTGAGGATCGATGGATTAACATGCATGTGGATGCATGCATGCAGTGGCATGAGCTGTGTAAGGCATTCCTCATAGAAGCCAAGTGGCAGCACGAGGGGCAGATGCCATGCTTGGAGGAGTACCTTGAGAACGGGTGGGTCACGTCCACGGGGCCTCTGCTGCTGCTCCACGCTTTCACCATGCTCCAGCAGCAAGAGCAGATTGATTCATGGCTGCGCAAtcacgacgacggcgacgacatgGTGTACCCCAAGCTGGTTGAGCTATGTTCCATGATCTTCCGGCTCTGCAACGACTGCGCGACCCACGAGGCCGAGTCGGAGCGGGGTGAGGCGGCGTCGGTCATCACCTGCCGCATGGGCGGTGGCGCGAGTAAGGAAGAGGCCCGGGCTGCGGTGGCGGACGCCATTGCCGAGACTTGGAAGAAGGTGAACAGGGAGGTCGCCTTGAGCAGCAGCACCGGGACCGGGAGCACGGCCAGCCTCGTCTGCGTCAACCTGGCGAGGACCATTCAATGCATCTATCAAGACGGCGACGGCATCACCTCGCCCAAGGACAGCCGGAAACAACTCGTCAAGGACATGCTTTTCACGCCTGTTGATCTAGATATTTTTGGCGCACACTAG